Within Phycodurus eques isolate BA_2022a chromosome 18, UOR_Pequ_1.1, whole genome shotgun sequence, the genomic segment TGTTGGAACTCACCCGAGGAAGAACGCGGCCGTCCTCATCCTGAAAGCGACGCGACCCCGTCGAGCCAAACGTTTGAGGCGTGCGGCCAGGTGGGCTGATGAGCAGGTTGCCTTGGCAACGGACGAGGCAGCCACACCAGGGACTGATTGTGGCAACGTtcgcgcgtgtgtgtttctCAGGTCCGGCGAAGACTCCTCTGCTCGGTTCTGGTTTCCACACGAGTGTCGGGAAAGAGTCCCGAGCTCAGACGCTGCAAAgtggtgagttttttttattttcaatcattttttgACGCCATGGTCACTTGTCAAAAGTTGTTAAGCtcttgcgtgcgtgtgcgtgcgtgtgtgcgtgcgtgcgtgcgtgcgtgtgtgtgtgtgtgtgtgtgtgtgcgcgcagcgcgtgcgtgcgtgcgtgtcaggGAGACGTCAGATCCATCACCTTGGCAACCAGCTGCAACTCAACCAGCACTGTCTGGACACAGCCTTCAACTTCTTCAAGATGGTGGTGAGCCGACACCTGACGCGCGGACGCAAAACTGAACACATCATCGCTGCCTGCCTCTACCTGGTGTGTCGCACTGAGGGGACGCCACGTATCCCATAATGCCGTGCGTGCGTGGTGCGACAGATGCCTTTGTTCCCGTGAGCCGTAGATGTTTCTTGAATCAGTTCTTGTCAGATATGTTGCTGGATCTGAGTGACCTGCTGCAGGTAATATAGAGAAGAATAGCTCGatagaagaagaaacaaacatgctgacactttcaaaaaataaaaataaataattacatgaTGTGTTTTAGGTGAATGTTTACATCCTGGGAAAAACCTTCTTGTTGTTGGCTCGTGAGCTCTGCATCAACGCTCCCGCCATCGGTGAGAACTTATTTACTGGCCGCTTCCCGGATAGTTCctcaaaatgtctgctgcaaATCCCTTTGTTGTGATTCGGGAGTCAGGAATGATGAGAACGCAGTCATTCATCATTCATCGTTCCTGACTCCAGGATCACTCGAATGCGGCGGATGCCGCGAGCGACTTCTGCATTCGACAAAACGGATTGAAGCGCTCGggtgaatttttcttttttttccccaatcacAAACTGTCACCATGGGcgaccaaagatgacaatatccaATGTTTGTTCTTCGTTTGTTGTATCTCATATTTGTAGAAACAAATGATAAAactgtatttcacttttttttatgaacacaccagccataaagaattgtgttttttttttttttcaaactaacCCGTTGTTTTGCCACTTATTGCGGCATACtcaggtttggtcacgtgaccttCCCGCCGTGTACGGCGGATTAGCATCATGACGAGGTTTGCGTGTCAAAATGCCTGTTGAGTTTGGTCGGAGCGGCCACTTCGACCTGAGTGCGAAACTGGGATGATGGAAAGTGAAAGGGGagtttttgtggggggggggcattttagGGAAGGCCTTTGTGTGCGATCACCTCTCGAAGATCTGGTCCAAAAACGCCTTCGAATTCCAGTCGAACAGTGGAACTCGATGATTTTGTCAGCACATCTCCTCGACGCTTCCGTCTGGTCTGCTCCCCTTCTCCGATTGGCCGACGGGTTTCAGTGCAAAATATCCGAAATTCCCAGGACGCGTCAAAGTGGGCGTGACGTTTCGAACGGCGTCGCTCGTCCTCAAAAGTCGACTTCGATAGCACAAAAGGAAGACTCGGTTATGGATGTCAGTCAGCAGAATGGCTTGTATTTGTTGTGGCGGATTTGAGAGGCCTTTGACGTGCTCGCTCGTTGCATCTTTTGTAGAAAATTTTATTTAGCGTGTTGTTTTACGGGCCGCCTTCTCCGGGTGTGTCTGGTTCTAGTTGGCCTGTTTTACGTACTCTTCAGATCCATGTCTGCTGATACCTCGCTTCGCTCACATGTTGGAGTTCGGGGCGAAGACTCACGACGTTTCCATGACGGCTCTTCGTCTGGTTCAGAGGATGAAGAGGGACTGGATGCACACGGGCCGCCGTCCCTCCGGACTGTGCGGCGCCGGTACCGACTCGTCGAATGTTTTGCGAGTCGTACTTttgaaagtattccttagcCTTTACCGTCTTGGCCGTACTGCCTGAGGGTCTTTGTCACTCGCCGTTGAAAGGAAacccaaaaataattaaaccatTGTATCTTTAAACCCCAATATGTTCAACTGAAACACACGTGAACAAAAGTTAACGCATAATGTGAAACGCCACAGGCGGGCTGATTGAATGttaattctaaattgtccagccACCGCTACTTAAACACACAGAACAGCAACTCCTACAACAAGGGAATTCAACTGTGTTTATAAGCACAACTACTCAACCTAACCATGCAAAACCACCTCGTGCCCGTCTCTTAATCCGCATTCTTCCTCCCGGCTCGTGTGAATGGCGAAAAACTTCAAATGTCGACAACGCCTTATTTTTGTCACCGCAGAAtcaccaaagatgacaaaattATTTGTCCGTGTTTACGTcgatcatatttgtataaataaaggaTAGATGCGCATctaacttttgtccgaagacattttttttttttgtaggaagTTCGGCGACGTCAACACTCCGTAGTCACGCTCGTTAGCGCCGGCCGGCTTTCCGGGTCGGGTCACGTGACCTTCCTCGTTATTCATCGGGCAGAGCGCCGCGTCGCCCGGCGTCTCGTGGGACAACGCGGCGCGCTCGCCCGGTATTCCCAAAACGGCATCGTAACGCGGGACTTGACCGCGTCGCGTTGTCGCCGTTGGTCTTCAGCCCTCCTGGTGGCGGCCCGCATGCACATGTTCCGGCGCACGGTGAAGGACGTGATCGGGGTGGTCAAAGTGTGCCAGGCCACGCTGAGGAAGAGGTGAGGAGCCGACGCCCGGCGACCCCGCCGAGGTCGGGACCCTCGCGGTGACGACGGCTCCCCTCGTCCCGCAGGCTGACCGAGTTTGAGGACACGCCCACCAGTCAGCTGACCGTCGACGAGTTCATGAAGGTGGATCTGGAGCAGGAATGTGACCCGCCGTCTTTCAGCGCCGCTCAGCACAAGACCAAGATGCAGCAGGTGCGCGTGCCCCCGCCTTCatcgtcatcatcttcttcGTCATCCGCCGGCTTTCTTTCGCAGCTGGAGCGACAGCTGACCAAGAAGTTGAACGAGGTCGAAGGTCAGACCCGACCGAGTACGGCGGCGGGAGTCGGCGCGACCCCGGAGTCCGGTTGACCTTTCCGAGTCTCCTCCCCGCAGGAGAGATCAACTGCTACCAAGACCAGATTGAGAGCGAGCTGGAGAAGAGCCGACCCAAACTCCGAGGGATCTACGCCGCCTACGTGCACAAAATGGGTGAGCGCTGgccttttctttgtttgtgtctattcTATTATGTTgttgtaatgtgtaaaaaagacaagaaatcaGCTggtttttgcaaacattttgccaatttgaaatatttgtttcaatGTCTTTTGTATTAACGTGTTGTGGAAAAGCAAATTGGGAGAAAAAATTCAAtatctttgtgttttgttgtgtgtcaaaaaaaagaaaaaagaaagaaagatgggGGTGTCAACAAATGAGCTGCTTTTATGaatttttgtattgaaatgttttttccccatttgaaaaTTGTTCGTCTGGCCCGATGATTTCGGTCGGGCCTGCAAAATTGCCTTTCGCTGTCGAGTCTCGGGACGAAGAAGAACCTGACTACGGTGACGTTTTCTTTGCAGACCCTCGGGACGAGGACATCCCGGCGGGCTCGCCGTCCGACGCCGAAGATCGCAACCTCCGAAGCGCCGCCCGCCGCCTCGCGCAGAACTTCCTGTGCCAAGTGATGCAAGAAGAGGAAGGCCGGGGCCAGAAGGACGCTGACGTCGGAGAGCCGGAGGAGTCGGACGGGGGGCCGTCGTCACGGCGGCGGCTCCCCGTTGCCGCCGTTCTGGAAAGTTCTGCCGCTTCGGAGCTCCAGCGGAGCTTCCGGATCTTCGGCGAGGACCGCGCGGACGGCGACGTGTCGGGTGAGGCTGCTCGGCGTCGTCGCCGTCGCGTGCTAGCATTTAGCGTTCAGCAGTTCATCTTGGCGAGCAGCACGGCGCTCGAGCGGTTAGCACGGCTgtctcacggttctgaggtcgGGGCTTCGAATTCCTTCCCGTGTGGACTTTGCGCGTTTGCCCCGGTCGCTGGAGAAGACCCCTGATTTGATTTGGGCAATTTAGTTGGCACGATTGCTTGAAAAATCGGTCAAGTAATGTGGTCAACGGAGGTGATTCTAAAATACGATTCGCTTTGAAAATGGGAAAATGGGAAAATGGGGGGAATCGGAATGAGCcgaacagtttgaagttggaatggtttgaatgggTCAAGAAAGGGGCGATTGACGGGGGACCCGCGCTTCTGTGGCTTTTCGCCGGgtgctccggcttcctcccgcattccaaaaacttcGCTAGAGCGAAGATGAACAAATCGTCCTTCGGtgtaaacgtgtgtgtgtgtgtgtgtgtgtgtgccctgcgattggctgaggGGAAACATGAAACAGTCGTTTGATTTGGGGTCATTGACCCCAAAAGGCGAGAATATACGGACGCCGCTTTTATCCGGGTACGTCCCGGGTGCTTCCTCCCTCCCGCGTTCCAAAAAGTCGTGAGCACCTTCGCTTCAGCgaagaagaaagaaatggtCGGTCGTTTGTCCGCACgcgccctgcgatcggctggcgaccggtcccgGGACCTGACGCCGCCCGAAGTCGGCCGGGCCGCGGCGCGGTCGCGCTCGCGCTCCTCGTCGCGGAGCGGCCCGCCGGCGTCCCGCTCAGTTTCTCGCCGTCGTTTCCGGCAGACGGAGACGAGAACTCCGAGGGCGGGGACCTGGATCTGGACGGTATCGacgagcgggagatcgacaaggTGAGTTGATGCCGAGGCAAACAATGGAGGAGGACGGTTTGGCGGTTGCGCTCCATCGCTGCCGTGTCCCACGCAGTACATCCTGAGCGACAAGGAGGTCCAAGTCAAGACCCGACTGTGGATGCAGCAGAACCGAGAATACCTCCAAGAGCAGAAAGGTTCTCCGCAGACGCAAACCATCCCGCCAAATCTCGAAACCTCCTCAGTTGATCTTATTTCGAGTCAAAACATCTGACCGTACTTATTTCAAGGCATTTTCTCACGTgaagtgaattgatttttttttttcactcattttaGGGATAAAATGTCTGAAGTGAAAAATCTGCCATTGCAACTCAAATCAATTGACTGAGAGGATTCTTCAAATAAGatcttgcatttaaaaaaaaacaaaccccaaAAACTTTTGGTCTTAAAATAAGTATGTGGAGAAGTTTTCGCTACAATTTGAAGATGAATTTAGGAGGAAAGATTTTGCGGGTTTGCATTGAACGAGCGATCGACTGATGGATTGAtttgtacatttcagaaaaagaagaacGAATTCGAAAAGAGAAGGAACAGGGGACGTACAAAGAGAAGGTTTGTGTTCTCCGGCGCCGCTCGCAGGAAGCGCCGAACCCGGCGGGCTGACCGCCGGTCTGCTTGCAGGCCAGCAagcccaagaagaagaagaagaagaaggacagCGTGCAGGCGTCCACGGCGGGCGAGGCCATCAAGAAGATGCTGGAGAGGAAGAAGATCTCCACCAAGATCAACTACGACGTCCTCAAAGACCTCAACGGCGGCCAGACGGCGGGCGGGGGCGGCGGGGGTCCCGACGAGACCGCCCCCGAGCCTCCCGCCGGGAAAAGACGCCGCCGCAAGAAGACGGACGGCGACGCCGTCGCCGACATGGCCGCCGGCGCCGGCGTCATGGGGAAGAGGTGACGTCGGCGCTCCCTCATATCGCAGGCGTCAAATACACGGGTAGATCGGGGCGGAGCCGTACGCCGTAGCGGCCGCGTGTCGGGAGATACCGCACGGCCGTTTTGAGCGCCGCGCCGacggcgacgctaagctagggaGGTCCAGCTCCccgacatggccgccacgtagcgGCTGTAGTGCGCGGGGGGCGTGGCTAGCGTTTGCCATATCTACGGGGCGACGGCCCGACACGTTCCCGCGCCTCCGCAGTTCGACAGCGACCCCCGGCTTTCATCAGACGCAAACGTTTTTCTTTCGTAATCAGCCGCAGAACGTGGGTTGCATTCGCCAAGAACCAaaaagatttttgtgaaaacaaatgcGACTGTGACGCCAATATTTTCTGCTGTTGATGGCAAAATCATTTGTATTCACAGATATGCAACTAAGAAATGCGGCCGACGCAGCGCATGGCTCGTCGGTGGCTTTTTTACGCGCTGGTCATCGTTCCGTCGTCGAACTTTTCCGAAGCCGGCGACACCCGCGTTCCGCCACACGTCTTCTGTTTACGGCGTACGCCGTCGAGCGTGAGAAGCCTCAACTTGTCCGGCTTCCGACGCGTCCGCATTTGCCCCCGTCGCCCCATCGAGGCGACAAGCCGAACTCGGTCGCCCGATCTTCGCCCTCGACTCGAAACCTGTGCTGATCTGAAATCCAAAGCGACGCAGCGGCGCCCTCTGGGGCTCACTTTGGGGCGATGCAACGCCGCCCCCTGGTGGTCACTTTGGGGCGTTCGCTTTGCGCACTTTTTGGATCGGGTCTTTCCGAAGTTCCGTCCACTGGCCCGCGTTTGTCCACCGCCCGACACGTCCAAAATGGCGGACGCGCTTACGTATCCGGGCGACGGGCCGACGCGTGAGACGATTGGCCGTCGATGACGATTACCGGCGAgctctttttttggtttgtttcccCGTTGAGTCGTCAGTCACGTGAGCGACGTGCGTTTTCGTTGCAGGCTGGGCCCGCTCTTCTCGGGACCGCCCAACAAGAAGAAAAGTCCGGCCAAGGTCAGTTCCTCGCCTGCGGCGCGCTGCGTGCGAATGCTACCCTGACGAAGATGGACTCTTATCATTTGGTGACTTTtcacggtgggcgaccggttaggtGGCTTCACGAGGAGGACGCGATATGAACGTTTTTCTTCTCAAACGTACCTAAAATTGCCATGATGGAAATGTGCATTTAATGACACGTTTTCTCCCAGTGATGAAATTGCATCCATTTTGTAATGCGGCAATCTCGTCGCCGGGCAACACTGACCGAAGCTCTCCCGGCCGCCGTCGACAGACCGACTCGACCCGCCGGGTCGCTCCCGCCGCGACGGACGCCGCGAGAGCGGGAGCCGAAGCCGAACCGCAGTCGGGCCGCGCGGAGAGGGAGGACGAGGAGAAGACCGACGaagacggaggaggaggaggacgacgagcgTGCGGGCGCTCCGCGGCTCGCCGGACGTCAGTTCACGCTTGAATTTCCCGATTGGCTTTGGGGACTCGCTGTTTGACGCCTGCTTGTTTTTCGGTTGTTCTAGATTTTGGCTGCGGCGCCGACGAGGACGACGAGATCTTCTAGCTCCGTTCTGCGGTGCCTTTTCCAAACTTTTTATGCCGCTCAATTGCGGAAGTGTGAAATGTTGTAGTTTGGGAACATGCTGGTCTCACGCGGCCCCTCCCCCTTTGTGTCCGTGTCCAATCTGCCCAATGTAATGTTGGCGTTTGTTTCCGACGACGCCAGCGTCGTGTCATTCCTTCAAAGCCCAGACACACGACGACAACAATTGTTGTGATGTGTATTTGAGAGTAGCCCTCCAtaacattgtactttataaaagctTCCAGTAATGACATCATTCAATAGAATTAAAGTTTTTATGACACTGCGTCAATTGACTGGCCATTGTACTGCTCTTTTTGGCCACCCGGGGGGTAGTATAATGACCGGGTACTGCTTTATTGCCTGTCTACGGTTGtcgctgcaccgtttgtgttcaaggGGTCGTTAAAAGCGTAATAGCGCCGCAGCATTTAGTGTTAGCGCGAAGCTAGCGGACTGAACGGCTCAGCTCAAGAATGGAGGGGCCGTGCCGTATGATGGGAGTGCATTTTCCGAAGGTCTCGCGTGCGCGACTGCTGTCGTCACGGCCGCTCGTCTGCCGGGGGTCGAATGGCGTCGACTGCGCGAACGCGTCTGCTGGCAACGGGCGCTAATACGCGGAGCCGCACCCACGCCGAGGACTTTTTTCACGGCGCAAGAAACAATCCGAAGCGCTATCGTGTCCGGGCTGAAAGGTAAGCGGAGCTGCAGCGCTAGCAAATGGACAAATTGGTTCATGGTTCGGAGGCCTGATTGTTTCACTTCGAATTGTCCAAAtcgtgggattcaaaccccccgACAAAAAATATTCTGCGATTTCTGCAGACGGATAAACTGAttacatttacaaacaaatgCTTCTTGTgcatatttgacttttttttgtttttcacgctgtgcccgcgcctgcgtgggtttcctcccacatccccaaaacatgcgtggcaggttgGTTGGAGACTCTCAGTCGCCCGTCGGCGTGAATGCGAgcgcgaagggttgtttgtttgtatgtgccctgcgattggctggcgaccggttcagggtggaccccgccccCTGATGGCGGGGGTCGGCCCCGGCACGCCCGCCGGCTtcgagaatggatggatggatggatgttttttttcccctggccCCGCCTCTGCTCCACATTCACGGaggccccgccccccccccgtgtCGGGAAAATTGTCCTCGCGAAATTCCATCTGCCGTCTCGAATTTGGGGATGTCAACGATTCATTCGGTGTACTTTTACGAACTAAAGCGAACGTGACATACTTCGAAACTAAAGTTGAGGCTCCGTCCGTCTTCTGTCCTGCAATGCAAGTTTCCAACTTATTTTATTTCGAAGGGGCCTGACGGTGAGCCCGCTTGACTCCATTTCCCAGCAGCCACCGCGGCCTCCGCACACCGGAAGCTGAGCGGCTGTCTTGCTTGGGCACTTTCGGAGATCCCGAAACGCAAATTGGCAAACGCGAGCGAACTTGCTCATCGGTTGGCTTGTCGAGTTCCCATTTTCCCATTTTCCCATTTTCCCATTTTCCCATTTTCGGAAATGATGAAGAGTCGATCAGATGAGGAAGAATACTGGAACGCTTCCAAGTTTAAAGCGTTCACCTTCGACGATGAAGACGACGAGGTGAGGCCGCCGCACTCGCGATTGACGATTGATTTGATTGTCGTCCTCATCCTCGCGTGATCACGTGTCACCCATAGCGTCCTTTTATCGCCGAATGGCCTGATCACGTGTCACTCACACCGGACACAACTGAGCCACGTCAGGAAAAATTCATTTCCTATTGATCTTTTTTGCACATCTGCAGATGACGTAAGCTGCAAAAGCTTCATTTCTAGTTGAGCTGTTGAGGTCTCTGGTGGGGCGGGCCGATTGTCTGAGGGGTAAAAACGAATCGATTCATCGATTATCAATCGACAGCCATTTTGATAATCCATTGATCATTGAGCGCAATTGTTCAAATCCTCGGAATTTGACTTtctcaacaaaaaaatcacattttttaactCTCCGGCGAATCGAAATAAGACCTTTGCACACGTCTTTGACTTCGGATTTATCGACATCGCGACGACGAGAAGCCTCTCGCGCCGGTCCTCATCTGCACGACGGCTTTCGTCGGTCCCGGCGAGACGTCCCCGCCGTCAACTCCGCAAGCGGCAAATTGAAGCTCGCGACGTCGGCAGCTTTCAATTGACGAAGCGAAGGATGCAAGTTTTTGAGCTGCtgctttttggttgtttttgtttctttgcgtTGACTCGCAAGCACAGATGCCCGCGACAAGTGTTGCGAGGCGGCAGCGAACGCAACTCTCGAGGACAAGCTGCAAAAATGAACCGATTCAGCAAAAAGGAGCTCGGAGCGCTTCGTTGCCAATCCCGGCTGAGGTTTCCTCTCCGACCTAACGCGCTCGAAACGGCGACACAGCTTGACCTTCTGCGAGCTTAACGCGAACGCcgcagatgggctaacgaacAGCGGCCGCGTGTTGTAACGCTTTAAGGAAGggacatttgaacaaaaacggTGGCGCAACACACGCAGCCATACTCCGCGGCGTCCGTTTTTCATCGTCCGCGAGTTGTGACGGCCGTCTCCGTCTTTCTCCGTGCGTGCAGCTGAGAGAATCGAAATCGGCGTTCGAGAGCCTCGCGCAACTGCCGGACGAGGGCGAGCGAGATCAC encodes:
- the brf1b gene encoding BRF1 RNA polymerase III transcription initiation factor subunit b isoform X1, which translates into the protein MSSRLCKTCGGADIDVDQARGSAVCTGCGSVLEDNIIVSEVQFVEGSGGVSSAVGQFVSTDGPAKTPLLGSGFHTSVGKESRAQTLQSGRRQIHHLGNQLQLNQHCLDTAFNFFKMVVSRHLTRGRKTEHIIAACLYLVCRTEGTPHMLLDLSDLLQVNVYILGKTFLLLARELCINAPAIDPCLLIPRFAHMLEFGAKTHDVSMTALRLVQRMKRDWMHTGRRPSGLCGAALLVAARMHMFRRTVKDVIGVVKVCQATLRKRLTEFEDTPTSQLTVDEFMKVDLEQECDPPSFSAAQHKTKMQQLERQLTKKLNEVEGEINCYQDQIESELEKSRPKLRGIYAAYVHKMDPRDEDIPAGSPSDAEDRNLRSAARRLAQNFLCQVMQEEEGRGQKDADVGEPEESDGGPSSRRRLPVAAVLESSAASELQRSFRIFGEDRADGDVSDGDENSEGGDLDLDGIDEREIDKYILSDKEVQVKTRLWMQQNREYLQEQKEKEERIRKEKEQGTYKEKASKPKKKKKKKDSVQASTAGEAIKKMLERKKISTKINYDVLKDLNGGQTAGGGGGGPDETAPEPPAGKRRRRKKTDGDAVADMAAGAGVMGKRLGPLFSGPPNKKKSPAKTDSTRRVAPAATDAARAGAEAEPQSGRAEREDEEKTDEDGGGGGRRACGRSAARRTFWLRRRRGRRDLLAPFCGAFSKLFMPLNCGSVKCCSLGTCWSHAAPPPLCPCPICPM
- the brf1b gene encoding BRF1 RNA polymerase III transcription initiation factor subunit b isoform X2 — protein: MSSRLCKTCGGADIDVDQARGSAVCTGCGSVLEDNIIVSEVQFVEGSGGVSSAVGQFVSTDGPAKTPLLGSGFHTSVGKESRAQTLQSGRRQIHHLGNQLQLNQHCLDTAFNFFKMVVSRHLTRGRKTEHIIAACLYLVCRTEGTPHMLLDLSDLLQVNVYILGKTFLLLARELCINAPAIDPCLLIPRFAHMLEFGAKTHDVSMTALRLVQRMKRDWMHTGRRPSGLCGAALLVAARMHMFRRTVKDVIGVVKVCQATLRKRLTEFEDTPTSQLTVDEFMKVDLEQECDPPSFSAAQHKTKMQQLERQLTKKLNEVEGEINCYQDQIESELEKSRPKLRGIYAAYVHKMDPRDEDIPAGSPSDAEDRNLRSAARRLAQNFLCQVMQEEEGRGQKDADVGEPEESDGGPSSRRRLPVAAVLESSAASELQRSFRIFGEDRADGDVSDGDENSEGGDLDLDGIDEREIDKYILSDKEVQVKTRLWMQQNREYLQEQKEKEERIRKEKEQGTYKEKASKPKKKKKKKDSVQASTAGEAIKKMLERKKISTKINYDVLKDLNGGQTAGGGGGGPDETAPEPPAGKRRRRKKTDGDAVADMAAGAGVMGKRLGPLFSGPPNKKKSPAKLSRPPSTDRLDPPGRSRRDGRRESGSRSRTAVGPRGEGGRGEDRRRRRRRRTTSVRALRGSPDILAAAPTRTTRSSSSVLRCLFQTFYAAQLRKCEML
- the brf1b gene encoding BRF1 RNA polymerase III transcription initiation factor subunit b isoform X3, producing MSSRLCKTCGGADIDVDQARGSAVCTGCGSVLEDNIIVSEVQFVEGSGGVSSAVGQFVSTDGPAKTPLLGSGFHTSVGKESRAQTLQSGRRQIHHLGNQLQLNQHCLDTAFNFFKMVVSRHLTRGRKTEHIIAACLYLVCRTEGTPHMLLDLSDLLQVNVYILGKTFLLLARELCINAPAIDPCLLIPRFAHMLEFGAKTHDVSMTALRLVQRMKRDWMHTGRRPSGLCGAALLVAARMHMFRRTVKDVIGVVKVCQATLRKRLTEFEDTPTSQLTVDEFMKVDLEQECDPPSFSAAQHKTKMQQLERQLTKKLNEVEGEINCYQDQIESELEKSRPKLRGIYAAYVHKMDPRDEDIPAGSPSDAEDRNLRSAARRLAQNFLCQVMQEEEGRGQKDADVGEPEESDGGPSSRRRLPVAAVLESSAASELQRSFRIFGEDRADGDVSDGDENSEGGDLDLDGIDEREIDKYILSDKEVQVKTRLWMQQNREYLQEQKEKEERIRKEKEQGTYKEKASKPKKKKKKKDSVQASTAGEAIKKMLERKKISTKINYDVLKDLNGGQTAGGGGGGPDETAPEPPAGKRRRRKKTDGDAVADMAAGAGVMGKRLGPLFSGPPNKKKSPAK
- the brf1b gene encoding BRF1 RNA polymerase III transcription initiation factor subunit b isoform X4, which codes for MVVSRHLTRGRKTEHIIAACLYLVCRTEGTPHMLLDLSDLLQVNVYILGKTFLLLARELCINAPAIDPCLLIPRFAHMLEFGAKTHDVSMTALRLVQRMKRDWMHTGRRPSGLCGAALLVAARMHMFRRTVKDVIGVVKVCQATLRKRLTEFEDTPTSQLTVDEFMKVDLEQECDPPSFSAAQHKTKMQQLERQLTKKLNEVEGEINCYQDQIESELEKSRPKLRGIYAAYVHKMDPRDEDIPAGSPSDAEDRNLRSAARRLAQNFLCQVMQEEEGRGQKDADVGEPEESDGGPSSRRRLPVAAVLESSAASELQRSFRIFGEDRADGDVSDGDENSEGGDLDLDGIDEREIDKYILSDKEVQVKTRLWMQQNREYLQEQKEKEERIRKEKEQGTYKEKASKPKKKKKKKDSVQASTAGEAIKKMLERKKISTKINYDVLKDLNGGQTAGGGGGGPDETAPEPPAGKRRRRKKTDGDAVADMAAGAGVMGKRLGPLFSGPPNKKKSPAKTDSTRRVAPAATDAARAGAEAEPQSGRAEREDEEKTDEDGGGGGRRACGRSAARRTFWLRRRRGRRDLLAPFCGAFSKLFMPLNCGSVKCCSLGTCWSHAAPPPLCPCPICPM